Proteins encoded by one window of Paenibacillus sp. DCT19:
- the hisF gene encoding imidazole glycerol phosphate synthase subunit HisF: MLAKRIIPCLDVKDGRVVKGVNFVNLRDAGDPVELAALYDREGADELVFLDISASVEGRETMEEVVRQTAGEIAIPFTVGGGISKVEDMKRILRAGADKIAVNTAAVLNPQLIADGARRFGSQCIVVAVDAKYNDAWGEWEVYTHGGRKASGIKALEWVKQAEELGAGEILLTSMDADGTKDGFDLKLTAAVSESVRIPVIASGGAGKESHFYDVFTAGKADAGLAATIFHYKEIAVPALKQHLSEQGVEIRE; encoded by the coding sequence ATGCTGGCAAAAAGAATCATTCCTTGTCTGGACGTGAAGGACGGGCGGGTTGTCAAAGGCGTTAACTTCGTCAATCTCCGCGATGCGGGTGATCCGGTTGAGCTGGCGGCGCTATATGATCGCGAAGGTGCCGACGAACTGGTATTCCTCGATATTTCCGCTTCCGTAGAAGGACGGGAAACGATGGAAGAAGTTGTACGTCAAACGGCTGGCGAAATTGCGATTCCGTTTACGGTTGGTGGAGGTATCTCCAAGGTTGAAGACATGAAGCGTATTTTGCGAGCAGGTGCGGACAAGATTGCCGTTAATACAGCAGCCGTGCTTAATCCACAGTTAATTGCAGATGGGGCACGGCGCTTTGGTTCCCAGTGTATTGTGGTAGCTGTGGATGCGAAGTACAACGATGCTTGGGGCGAGTGGGAAGTCTATACCCATGGCGGACGTAAAGCTTCAGGGATCAAGGCGCTGGAATGGGTCAAGCAGGCGGAAGAATTAGGAGCCGGTGAAATTTTGCTGACAAGCATGGATGCGGACGGTACCAAAGACGGATTCGATCTGAAGCTGACGGCTGCTGTATCTGAATCGGTGCGTATACCGGTTATCGCCTCAGGCGGTGCCGGCAAGGAATCCCACTTCTACGATGTGTTCACGGCGGGTAAAGCGGATGCGGGGCTCGCAGCAACGATATTCCATTATAAAGAAATCGCCGTACCGGCGCTAAAACAACATTTGAGCGAACAAGGGGTGGAGATCCGTGAGTAA
- the hisIE gene encoding bifunctional phosphoribosyl-AMP cyclohydrolase/phosphoribosyl-ATP diphosphatase HisIE has translation MSNTSNEIKEQLSLTQVVEHIRWNDGLVPAIVQDAETREVLMMAYMNRESLKLSLESGETWFWSRSRQELWHKGATSGNVQQITSLKYDCDGDTLLVEVKPNGPACHTGEVTCFHNEIIGLPETSGQASEANSTASGQDDAARSESESRFAVLGELESVISERERERPEGAYTTYLFDKGVDKILKKIGEEASETIIAAKNKDNDELRLEVSDLMYHLLVLLQERKLPLDDIMSELSRRHERPRRD, from the coding sequence GTGAGTAATACAAGCAATGAAATTAAGGAACAATTGTCCCTTACACAGGTAGTGGAGCATATCCGCTGGAACGATGGATTGGTACCTGCAATTGTACAGGATGCTGAAACTCGCGAAGTTTTGATGATGGCTTACATGAACCGGGAGTCTTTGAAGCTGTCGCTGGAATCTGGTGAAACGTGGTTCTGGTCGCGCTCTCGTCAAGAGCTATGGCACAAAGGGGCAACATCAGGCAACGTGCAACAGATCACTTCGCTGAAATATGATTGCGATGGGGATACGTTACTTGTTGAGGTTAAGCCCAATGGACCAGCCTGCCACACGGGTGAGGTGACTTGTTTCCACAATGAAATCATTGGTTTGCCGGAAACGTCTGGGCAAGCAAGTGAAGCGAATAGCACGGCTTCTGGGCAGGATGATGCAGCGCGGAGCGAATCTGAGTCACGTTTTGCTGTACTTGGTGAACTTGAATCAGTCATTTCTGAACGTGAGCGGGAGCGCCCAGAAGGTGCTTATACAACGTATCTGTTCGACAAGGGCGTAGATAAAATTCTCAAAAAAATCGGTGAAGAAGCATCGGAGACGATCATCGCCGCGAAAAATAAAGATAATGACGAGCTGCGTCTGGAAGTCAGTGACCTCATGTATCACTTACTCGTTCTCCTTCAAGAGCGCAAGTTGCCACTGGACGATATTATGTCAGAGCTGAGCCGTCGTCACGAGCGGCCACGCCGAGATTAG
- the hisJ gene encoding histidinol-phosphatase HisJ codes for MRIDYHTHHERCGHAVGKLEEYVKRGVEIGLSQIGLSDHMPLLHVDPANYYPEMAMPMDELPRYVEECFSLKEKYRGQIDVRVGLEGDYIEGWENEIRAIIERYPWDYVIGSVHFLGEWDITDFRQTHHWEGRNVLEVYRQYYDAVSKAAATGMYDIMGHSDVIKRFGFSPAPEETDERITLENAALQAIAKSGCAMELNASGLSKPCAEMFPGRRMLTEAIELGIPLTLGSDAHDPLKLGDYLPEAEALLRELGCTEVAVFESRRRSFVPLNGSDSRV; via the coding sequence GTGCGAATAGACTATCATACACATCATGAGCGGTGTGGTCATGCCGTTGGTAAGTTGGAAGAGTATGTGAAGCGTGGCGTAGAAATCGGTCTATCCCAGATCGGGCTGTCTGATCATATGCCGTTACTCCATGTAGATCCAGCCAATTATTATCCCGAGATGGCTATGCCGATGGATGAGCTTCCACGCTATGTTGAGGAATGTTTCTCCCTGAAAGAGAAATATCGTGGTCAGATCGATGTACGTGTCGGTCTGGAGGGCGATTATATTGAAGGCTGGGAGAATGAGATTCGGGCGATCATTGAACGGTATCCGTGGGATTATGTTATTGGATCGGTGCATTTCCTCGGCGAATGGGATATTACTGACTTCCGTCAAACGCATCACTGGGAAGGACGCAACGTCCTGGAGGTATATCGTCAATACTATGATGCAGTGAGTAAGGCAGCCGCAACAGGAATGTATGACATTATGGGGCATAGTGATGTCATCAAGCGATTCGGATTCTCCCCTGCACCAGAAGAGACAGATGAGCGTATTACTCTAGAGAATGCTGCTCTGCAAGCCATAGCTAAGAGCGGCTGTGCAATGGAGCTTAATGCCTCTGGGTTATCGAAGCCCTGTGCTGAGATGTTCCCTGGACGGCGGATGCTGACGGAAGCGATTGAGCTAGGGATTCCATTGACGCTTGGCTCGGACGCGCATGATCCTCTGAAGCTGGGTGATTACCTACCCGAGGCAGAAGCACTCTTGCGTGAGTTGGGATGTACTGAGGTGGCTGTCTTTGAAAGTCGCCGTCGCTCTTTCGTTCCTTTAAATGGATCAGACAGTAGAGTATAA